A stretch of the Mycobacterium sp. ITM-2016-00317 genome encodes the following:
- a CDS encoding L-rhamnose mutarotase, with protein MYLKPDRVEDYLAVHDDVWPEMLDALRTTGWRNYSLFLRPEDGMVVGYLETDDFTRASAQMAETAVNERWQAQMSEYFQPAASGPTDAGGANPDTVRHQLTQYFHLP; from the coding sequence ATGTACCTCAAGCCCGACCGCGTCGAGGACTACCTGGCCGTTCACGACGACGTGTGGCCGGAGATGCTCGACGCCCTGCGGACCACCGGATGGCGGAACTACTCGTTGTTCCTCCGGCCTGAGGACGGCATGGTGGTCGGCTACCTGGAGACCGACGACTTCACGCGCGCCTCCGCGCAGATGGCAGAAACCGCGGTCAACGAACGTTGGCAGGCGCAGATGTCGGAGTACTTCCAGCCCGCGGCATCCGGCCCCACAGACGCCGGCGGCGCCAACCCCGACACCGTCCGACACCAGCTCACCCAGTACTTCCACCTCCCCTGA
- a CDS encoding formylglycine-generating enzyme family protein, with the protein MLTELVELPGGWFRMGSVDFYPEEAPVHSVSVAPFAIERHPVTNAQFAEFVSETGYLTVAERELDPADFPGVPPAELMPGALVFRPTPGAVDLRDWRQWWTWEPGACWRRPFGPGSSSEDRPDHPVVQVAYPDAAAYARWAGRRLPSEAQWEYAARAGATTVYAWGDDVRPDGQLMANTWQGRFPYLNEGALGWSGTSPVGTFPPNGFGLLDMIGNVWEWTTTPYSRHHRLDQPAAGCCPTPLPAGDPTLHQALKGGSHLCAPEYCHRYRPAARSSQSQDSATTHIGFRCIA; encoded by the coding sequence GTGCTTACTGAACTGGTCGAGTTGCCCGGTGGCTGGTTCCGCATGGGATCGGTCGACTTCTACCCCGAAGAGGCCCCGGTGCATTCGGTGTCGGTGGCGCCGTTCGCCATCGAGCGGCATCCGGTGACCAACGCACAGTTCGCCGAATTCGTCTCGGAGACGGGCTATCTCACCGTCGCCGAGCGTGAGCTCGACCCGGCCGACTTTCCCGGTGTACCACCGGCCGAGCTGATGCCCGGCGCGTTGGTGTTCCGGCCCACACCGGGTGCGGTGGACCTGCGCGATTGGCGCCAGTGGTGGACCTGGGAGCCCGGTGCGTGCTGGCGGCGCCCGTTCGGGCCGGGCTCATCGTCGGAGGACCGGCCCGACCATCCCGTGGTGCAGGTCGCCTACCCGGACGCGGCGGCGTATGCGCGCTGGGCGGGACGCCGGCTGCCCAGCGAGGCCCAGTGGGAGTACGCCGCGCGCGCCGGTGCGACGACGGTCTACGCGTGGGGCGACGACGTGCGCCCCGACGGGCAGCTGATGGCCAACACCTGGCAGGGCCGCTTCCCGTACCTCAACGAGGGCGCGCTCGGCTGGAGCGGCACCTCCCCGGTCGGCACCTTCCCGCCCAACGGGTTTGGGCTGCTCGACATGATCGGCAACGTGTGGGAGTGGACCACCACCCCGTACAGCCGCCACCACCGACTCGATCAACCCGCCGCGGGGTGCTGTCCGACACCACTGCCGGCAGGCGACCCGACGCTGCACCAGGCGCTCAAAGGCGGGTCACACCTGTGTGCGCCGGAGTACTGCCACCGCTACCGGCCCGCTGCACGCTCGTCCCAGTCTCAGGACAGCGCCACCACGCACATCGGGTTCCGCTGCATCGCCTGA
- a CDS encoding fatty-acid--AMP ligase, translated as MSATAVSIPDALADRARQQPDDLAYTFVDYDFDPAGVTEHLTWSELHERVGVVADKLANIGRPGDRAVILAPQSLDYIVAFLGAIQAGLIAVPLSMPMFRRHDERIAGVMEDATPVAVLTTSDVIEDIRRYGTATNRQAPKFVEVDALDFDIPAGPTPVALPKAGYIQYTSGSTRRPAGVVVTHRNIFENMEQIVPDYFEAYDAPPPDLTIVTWLPLYHDMGLLTGVFLGMRLGRTTVLMSPVAFMQKPARWIRHLAAYPHTFTAAPNFAYDLAVKRTTDDELTVLDLSGVVVMINGAERVHGATVRRFNERFGPLGLPESAMRPSYGLAEATVYITSSAGGQAPTSVWFDYEKLAIGHAERCADGSGSEHIGLGVPRSTTVRIVDPQTYTENPAATIGEVWLHGPQVAGGYWHNPQLTAQHFAGHLAHPSAGTPKGPWLRTGDLGVMFDDELFLVGRTKDLLIIDGRNHYPDDIEATVQELTGGRVAAVSVPDGVGEKLVVIAELRSQMDPSQLGALKQQLRAVLSQKHNVHLADAVLVARGALPLTTSGKVRRVTSAQMYQDGEFQRSDVS; from the coding sequence ATGTCAGCGACTGCAGTCTCGATTCCCGATGCATTAGCCGATCGCGCGCGGCAGCAGCCCGACGACCTCGCGTACACGTTCGTCGACTACGACTTCGACCCCGCAGGAGTCACCGAACACCTAACCTGGTCCGAACTGCACGAGCGGGTCGGCGTCGTGGCCGACAAGCTGGCGAACATCGGCCGCCCCGGGGACCGGGCGGTGATTCTGGCGCCGCAGAGCCTCGACTACATCGTCGCGTTTCTGGGCGCCATCCAGGCAGGCCTCATCGCGGTCCCGCTGTCGATGCCGATGTTTCGCCGGCACGACGAGCGCATCGCGGGCGTGATGGAGGACGCCACCCCGGTCGCGGTGCTGACGACGTCCGACGTCATCGAGGACATCCGCAGGTACGGGACCGCGACCAACCGACAGGCCCCGAAGTTCGTCGAGGTCGACGCTCTGGACTTCGACATCCCGGCCGGACCGACGCCCGTCGCGCTGCCCAAGGCCGGTTACATCCAGTACACGTCCGGTTCCACCCGTCGGCCCGCGGGTGTGGTGGTGACCCACCGGAACATCTTCGAGAACATGGAGCAGATCGTCCCCGACTACTTCGAGGCGTACGACGCGCCGCCGCCGGATCTGACGATCGTGACGTGGCTGCCGCTCTACCACGACATGGGTCTGCTGACCGGGGTGTTCCTGGGCATGCGACTGGGCCGCACCACGGTGCTGATGAGCCCGGTGGCGTTCATGCAGAAGCCGGCGCGCTGGATCCGGCATCTGGCCGCGTACCCGCACACGTTCACTGCCGCGCCGAACTTCGCCTACGACCTGGCGGTGAAGCGGACCACGGACGACGAGCTCACCGTCCTTGACCTGAGCGGGGTGGTAGTGATGATCAACGGCGCCGAGCGCGTACACGGCGCCACGGTGCGCCGCTTCAACGAGCGTTTCGGCCCGCTCGGCCTGCCCGAGTCGGCGATGCGGCCCTCGTACGGGCTGGCCGAGGCCACGGTGTACATCACCTCGTCGGCGGGCGGGCAGGCGCCGACGTCGGTGTGGTTCGACTACGAGAAGCTGGCGATCGGACACGCCGAGCGCTGCGCGGACGGGTCGGGGTCCGAGCACATCGGCCTCGGCGTGCCGCGGTCGACGACGGTGCGGATCGTCGATCCCCAGACGTACACGGAGAACCCGGCCGCGACCATCGGCGAGGTGTGGCTGCACGGGCCGCAGGTGGCGGGCGGCTACTGGCACAACCCGCAGTTGACCGCCCAGCATTTCGCCGGGCACCTCGCCCACCCGTCGGCGGGCACGCCGAAGGGACCGTGGCTGCGCACCGGTGACCTCGGGGTGATGTTCGACGACGAGCTGTTCCTCGTCGGCCGCACCAAGGATCTGTTGATCATCGACGGGCGCAACCACTATCCCGACGACATCGAGGCGACCGTGCAGGAGCTGACCGGGGGTCGGGTCGCGGCGGTGTCGGTCCCCGACGGCGTCGGCGAGAAGCTGGTGGTGATCGCCGAGCTGCGCAGCCAGATGGACCCGAGTCAACTGGGCGCGCTCAAACAGCAACTGCGTGCCGTGCTTTCGCAAAAGCACAACGTCCATCTGGCCGACGCGGTCCTGGTCGCGCGCGGCGCGCTGCCGTTGACGACCAGCGGCAAGGTGCGCCGCGTGACCAGCGCCCAGATGTATCAAGACGGCGAGTTTCAGCGGTCCGACGTCAGCTGA
- a CDS encoding molybdopterin-dependent oxidoreductase, with amino-acid sequence MTLDAVPTSAKPLTIVRGACPHDCPDTCAMLYHVEDGKLVDVKGDPDHPMTRGGLCVKVKNFHEHHYQSDRLLYPMRRVGAKGAGEFERISWDAALAEIKSRWTSIIDEYGSQAIMPHAYLGHQGVLNGLTSGDAFFNRLGSTVAEKTYCESGSSTAWHMTVGGSGGLDVESMAYSKYIIVWGMNMTSTNLHGWPFLLEARRNNGAKIVVIDPVLNRTARQADWHIPIRPGTDGALAMGMIHEIIAQGLADTDYIERYTVGYDELAARAANYPPERVEEITGIPAGDVRKLAYEYATSQPAAIRQGVALERSRGGGQAIRAITCLPALVGAWRHVGGGTMEMPIWEFPTKFDAICKPEWIPEGTRVVNELDLGMALTGEMELDPPIKSLFVYNSNPVSQGPAQQKTMRGLMRDDLFTVVSEHFITDTAKFADLLLPATMQAEQLDIMVTWGHLYLSLNQPAIEPPGECVPNVELFRRLAKTMGFQDDYWDRTDREMLIDFHDWDAPALNGITYEKLEEVGWMRLNVGTPDTRAPHAEGNFPTPSGKCEFKSSLAEGGNFVVPVWRSMYEGMQPGGYVDPVPDYVPPFESPQSNPELAQRYPLSIISPKPHAFLNSQYGNAADKQQIQGGQRVFIHPADAAERGIAEGEVVRVFNDRGSFQGPAAYEPGLMPGLVMANVGHWQGKTSGTTVNAITADRHCGLGNAGVYGDNLVEVEKLEEQSVAG; translated from the coding sequence ATGACGCTGGACGCCGTACCGACCTCCGCCAAGCCGCTGACGATCGTGCGCGGCGCCTGCCCCCACGACTGCCCCGACACCTGCGCGATGCTCTACCACGTCGAGGACGGCAAACTCGTTGACGTCAAAGGTGATCCGGACCATCCGATGACCCGCGGCGGGTTATGCGTCAAAGTCAAGAACTTCCACGAACACCACTACCAGTCTGACCGGCTCCTCTACCCGATGCGCCGGGTCGGCGCCAAGGGCGCCGGCGAGTTCGAGCGCATCAGCTGGGACGCGGCGCTCGCCGAGATCAAATCCCGTTGGACGTCGATCATCGACGAGTACGGCAGCCAGGCGATCATGCCGCACGCCTACCTCGGACACCAGGGCGTGCTCAACGGGCTGACCTCGGGGGACGCGTTCTTCAACCGGCTGGGCTCGACGGTCGCGGAGAAGACCTACTGCGAGTCCGGTTCGTCCACCGCCTGGCACATGACCGTCGGCGGCAGCGGCGGGCTGGACGTCGAATCGATGGCGTACTCGAAGTACATCATCGTCTGGGGCATGAACATGACCAGCACCAATCTGCACGGCTGGCCGTTCCTGTTGGAAGCCCGCAGGAACAACGGCGCCAAGATCGTCGTGATCGATCCGGTACTCAACCGCACTGCACGGCAGGCGGATTGGCACATCCCGATCCGGCCCGGCACCGACGGTGCGTTGGCGATGGGGATGATCCACGAGATCATCGCCCAGGGCCTCGCCGATACCGACTACATCGAGCGCTACACCGTCGGCTACGACGAACTCGCCGCTCGCGCCGCGAACTACCCGCCCGAACGCGTCGAGGAGATCACCGGCATCCCCGCCGGCGACGTCCGCAAGCTCGCCTACGAATACGCCACCAGCCAGCCGGCGGCCATCCGGCAGGGTGTCGCGCTGGAACGCAGCCGCGGTGGCGGACAGGCGATCCGGGCCATCACCTGTCTGCCCGCACTCGTCGGGGCGTGGCGGCATGTCGGCGGCGGCACGATGGAGATGCCGATCTGGGAGTTCCCCACCAAGTTCGACGCGATCTGCAAACCGGAGTGGATCCCCGAAGGCACCCGCGTCGTCAACGAACTCGACCTCGGCATGGCGCTCACCGGTGAGATGGAATTGGACCCACCGATCAAGTCGCTGTTCGTGTACAACTCCAATCCGGTCTCCCAAGGGCCCGCGCAGCAGAAGACCATGCGGGGGCTGATGCGCGATGACCTCTTCACCGTCGTCAGTGAGCATTTCATCACCGACACAGCCAAGTTCGCCGATCTGCTGCTCCCGGCCACCATGCAGGCCGAGCAACTCGACATCATGGTGACCTGGGGCCACCTGTACCTCTCGCTGAACCAGCCCGCGATCGAGCCACCCGGGGAGTGCGTGCCCAACGTGGAGCTGTTCCGGCGGCTGGCCAAGACGATGGGGTTCCAGGACGACTACTGGGACCGCACCGACCGGGAGATGCTGATCGACTTCCACGACTGGGATGCCCCGGCGCTGAACGGCATCACCTACGAGAAGCTCGAAGAGGTCGGCTGGATGCGGTTGAACGTCGGCACCCCCGACACCCGCGCCCCGCACGCCGAAGGGAACTTCCCGACGCCGTCGGGCAAGTGCGAGTTCAAATCCAGCCTCGCCGAAGGCGGAAACTTCGTCGTCCCCGTGTGGCGGTCGATGTACGAGGGGATGCAGCCCGGCGGCTATGTGGACCCGGTGCCGGACTACGTCCCGCCGTTCGAGTCTCCGCAGTCCAACCCCGAACTGGCGCAACGGTACCCGCTGTCGATCATCTCACCGAAACCGCACGCGTTCCTCAACAGCCAGTACGGCAACGCCGCGGACAAGCAGCAGATCCAAGGCGGTCAGCGGGTCTTCATCCACCCCGCCGACGCGGCCGAGCGCGGCATCGCCGAGGGCGAGGTGGTGCGCGTCTTCAACGACCGCGGCTCCTTCCAGGGGCCGGCGGCCTACGAGCCGGGACTGATGCCCGGCCTGGTGATGGCCAACGTCGGACACTGGCAGGGCAAGACGTCGGGCACCACGGTCAACGCGATCACCGCGGACCGGCACTGCGGCCTGGGCAACGCCGGCGTTTACGGCGACAACCTCGTCGAGGTCGAGAAGCTCGAGGAGCAGTCCGTCGCCGGCTGA
- a CDS encoding ABC transporter substrate-binding protein, with translation MRSVAALLILFFSCVACARDDGPAPAPATAGTEPGRTVYPLTLDNCGVQVTFDGPPQRAVSLYQASTEILLSLGLAERMVGTSTWFDPVLPQLAAGNAKVPRLADNDPSLETVLDADPDLVTSASAHTFTPAVVAERSRFAELGIPTYQSPSVCVGAEVNGEQVTRTEPLRIDTLFQEITELAQIFDVQQRGADLVAELQQRLDTVLQEDSDGPQPTVAFWFSGVKTPYMAGCCSAPGMYAEIVDAANVFADAREDWPEVSWEAVADRDPDVLVLADLSRQRIEGDSLATKKEFLQSNPVTRSMTAVREQRYVVLTGSELDPGIREVDAVEKLAAGLDQRR, from the coding sequence GTGCGCTCTGTTGCCGCGTTATTGATCCTGTTCTTCTCGTGCGTGGCATGCGCCCGCGACGACGGCCCGGCCCCCGCCCCCGCCACCGCCGGTACGGAACCGGGCCGCACGGTCTACCCGCTGACCCTGGACAACTGCGGGGTACAGGTCACCTTCGACGGGCCTCCGCAGCGCGCGGTGTCGCTCTACCAGGCCTCCACCGAGATCCTGCTGTCGCTGGGGCTGGCCGAGCGCATGGTCGGCACGTCGACCTGGTTCGATCCGGTCCTGCCGCAGCTGGCCGCAGGGAACGCGAAGGTCCCGAGGCTGGCCGACAACGACCCGTCGCTGGAGACCGTCCTCGACGCCGATCCCGACCTGGTGACCTCGGCCAGCGCGCACACCTTCACACCCGCCGTCGTCGCCGAGCGCAGCCGCTTCGCCGAGCTCGGCATCCCCACCTACCAGTCACCGTCGGTGTGCGTGGGCGCGGAGGTCAACGGCGAGCAGGTCACTCGCACCGAACCGCTGCGCATCGACACGCTGTTTCAGGAGATCACCGAGCTGGCGCAGATCTTCGACGTCCAGCAGCGCGGCGCGGACCTGGTCGCCGAGTTGCAGCAGCGGCTGGACACGGTGCTCCAGGAGGACAGCGACGGGCCACAGCCGACCGTGGCGTTCTGGTTCTCCGGTGTGAAGACGCCCTACATGGCCGGATGCTGTTCGGCGCCGGGCATGTACGCCGAGATCGTGGACGCCGCCAACGTGTTCGCCGACGCCCGCGAGGACTGGCCCGAGGTGAGCTGGGAGGCGGTCGCCGACCGCGACCCCGACGTGTTGGTGCTGGCCGATCTGAGCCGCCAACGCATCGAAGGCGACTCGTTGGCCACCAAGAAGGAGTTCCTGCAGAGCAACCCCGTGACCCGCAGCATGACCGCGGTGCGGGAGCAGCGCTACGTGGTGCTCACCGGATCCGAGCTGGATCCGGGGATCCGGGAGGTCGACGCCGTCGAGAAGCTGGCCGCCGGACTGGACCAGCGCCGATGA
- a CDS encoding ABC transporter substrate-binding protein yields MKRALVAVAAMLVAAGCSTADTPAAGTAEAADYPRTVHNCGRDVVVDAPPQRAVSLNQSSTEILLSLGLADRLAGTATWTDPVRENLAADNATVPRLADNKPSLETVLDVDPDLVTASFVGTLGAGGVAERDELENLGVPTYMSPSDCEGKVVTGEDGERSTPLTMDLIYREITDLAEIFDVRERGDQLVDELRQRLDAVTPVASGVDAAFWFSDTRTPYMAGCCGSPGVIAAHTGLRNVFDDTRQEWPQVSWETVADRDPDVLVLADLSRRTIDGDALDSKIAFLESNPVTSQLSAVRGRRYLVVNGADLNPSIRTVDGVEKVAAGLNRFGFPAAR; encoded by the coding sequence ATGAAGCGCGCACTCGTGGCGGTGGCGGCGATGCTGGTCGCCGCGGGCTGCAGCACAGCGGACACTCCGGCTGCCGGCACCGCCGAGGCCGCCGACTACCCCCGCACCGTGCACAACTGCGGTCGCGATGTCGTCGTCGACGCGCCGCCGCAGCGCGCGGTGTCACTCAACCAGAGCTCCACCGAGATCCTGCTGTCACTGGGGTTGGCCGACCGCCTGGCCGGCACCGCCACCTGGACGGACCCGGTACGGGAGAACCTGGCCGCCGACAACGCGACGGTGCCGCGCCTCGCCGACAACAAGCCGTCGCTGGAGACGGTGCTCGACGTCGACCCCGACCTGGTCACCGCGTCGTTCGTCGGCACGCTGGGCGCGGGCGGGGTGGCCGAACGCGACGAGCTGGAGAACCTCGGAGTGCCCACCTACATGTCGCCGAGCGACTGTGAGGGCAAGGTCGTCACCGGCGAGGACGGAGAGCGGTCCACCCCGCTGACCATGGACCTGATCTACCGCGAAATCACGGACCTGGCCGAGATTTTCGATGTCCGCGAGCGCGGCGACCAGCTGGTCGACGAGCTGCGGCAACGTCTCGACGCTGTCACCCCGGTCGCGTCCGGCGTCGACGCCGCGTTCTGGTTCTCCGACACCCGCACGCCGTACATGGCCGGCTGCTGCGGCTCGCCGGGGGTGATCGCCGCCCACACCGGGCTGCGCAACGTGTTCGACGACACCCGGCAAGAGTGGCCACAGGTCAGCTGGGAGACCGTCGCCGACCGCGACCCCGACGTGCTGGTGCTCGCCGACCTGAGCCGGCGCACCATCGACGGCGACGCGCTGGACTCGAAAATCGCTTTCCTGGAATCCAACCCGGTGACCAGCCAGCTCAGCGCGGTACGCGGACGGCGGTACCTGGTGGTCAACGGCGCCGACCTGAACCCGTCGATCCGCACCGTCGACGGTGTGGAGAAGGTCGCCGCGGGCTTGAACCGGTTCGGTTTCCCGGCCGCGAGGTGA
- a CDS encoding iron chelate uptake ABC transporter family permease subunit yields the protein MRTRPWLLPALWVSAGVLLVLSGAVAITIGPAAISVSDVYAVVVHHLGGLASGVSRLQDGIVWQLRLPRAVLAALCGAGLALCGAILQSLLRNPLADPFVLGVSSGASTGAVLVAVLGVGGGALTLSGGAFIGAVVSFGLVLSLAHFAGGGTDRVVLAGVAGTQLFSALTSFVVLSSANAEQTRGVLFWLLGSLSGATWTDVRLCAVVIGFGLVCCLLLAPTMDAFAFGQDAAATLGVSVQRTRAVLLVLTALMTATVVAAAGAIGFVGLVLPHAARFLVGPGHARLLPTVALLGAIFMVWVDAVARTVFAPQELPTGVVTALVGVPAFALILFRRRRVPS from the coding sequence GTGAGGACCCGGCCGTGGCTGTTGCCGGCGCTGTGGGTGTCCGCCGGGGTGCTGCTGGTCCTGTCGGGCGCGGTCGCGATCACCATCGGGCCGGCGGCGATCTCGGTCTCCGATGTCTACGCGGTCGTCGTCCATCATCTGGGCGGCCTCGCCTCCGGGGTGTCGCGGCTGCAGGACGGCATCGTCTGGCAGCTGCGGCTGCCGCGTGCCGTGCTGGCCGCGCTCTGCGGGGCCGGGCTGGCACTGTGCGGGGCGATTCTGCAGTCGCTGCTGCGTAACCCGCTGGCCGACCCGTTCGTGCTGGGCGTGTCGTCCGGAGCGTCCACCGGGGCGGTGCTGGTCGCCGTGCTCGGGGTCGGCGGCGGCGCGCTGACCCTGTCCGGCGGCGCCTTCATCGGCGCGGTGGTGTCGTTCGGGTTGGTGCTGTCGCTGGCCCATTTCGCCGGCGGCGGCACCGACCGGGTGGTGCTCGCCGGGGTGGCAGGCACCCAATTATTCTCAGCCCTGACCTCTTTCGTGGTGTTGTCCTCGGCGAACGCCGAACAGACCCGCGGGGTGCTGTTCTGGCTACTGGGCTCGCTGTCCGGGGCGACCTGGACGGATGTGCGGCTCTGTGCGGTGGTGATCGGATTCGGTCTGGTGTGCTGCCTGCTGCTGGCGCCGACGATGGACGCGTTCGCGTTCGGCCAGGACGCCGCGGCCACGCTCGGAGTGTCGGTGCAGCGCACCCGCGCGGTGCTGCTGGTGCTCACCGCGCTGATGACCGCAACGGTCGTCGCCGCCGCGGGAGCGATCGGCTTCGTCGGACTGGTCCTGCCGCACGCGGCCAGGTTCCTGGTCGGGCCGGGGCACGCCCGCCTGCTGCCGACCGTCGCGCTGCTGGGCGCGATCTTCATGGTGTGGGTGGATGCGGTGGCCCGCACCGTGTTCGCGCCGCAGGAGCTGCCCACCGGTGTCGTCACCGCGCTGGTGGGGGTGCCGGCGTTCGCGTTGATCCTGTTCCGCCGGCGACGTGTCCCGTCATGA
- a CDS encoding ABC transporter ATP-binding protein yields the protein MTLRAVEVTWTRSGKVVLDAVTVDPRPGSVVGLLGPNGSGKSSLLRIMAGLDTPDSGRVELHGRPITGVRRREVARSVAMVGQHADTELDICVEDVVRLGRLPHRSLFGADPDADLAVGDALAATGLSDMRERFWHSLSGGERQRAQIARALAQRPTELLLDEPTNHLDIAHQLEILSLVGRLDVTAVIALHDLNLAAMFCDELVVLTGGRVVASGTPGDVLTEELIATVYGVGCRIGTDRGRPFIRFERPHSAAATDRSPGVPPATSLPDQAGHGR from the coding sequence ATGACACTGCGCGCAGTCGAGGTGACCTGGACACGGTCGGGCAAGGTGGTGCTCGACGCCGTCACCGTCGACCCCCGGCCGGGATCGGTGGTCGGTCTGCTGGGTCCCAACGGATCCGGGAAGTCCTCCCTGCTGCGGATCATGGCCGGGCTCGACACCCCGGATTCCGGCCGGGTCGAGCTGCACGGCCGACCGATCACCGGTGTGCGGCGCAGGGAGGTGGCCCGCAGCGTCGCGATGGTCGGACAGCACGCCGACACCGAACTCGACATCTGTGTCGAAGACGTGGTGCGGCTGGGCCGGTTGCCGCACCGGTCGCTGTTCGGCGCGGACCCCGACGCGGACCTCGCAGTAGGTGACGCGCTGGCCGCGACAGGGCTGTCAGATATGCGGGAGCGCTTCTGGCACAGCCTTTCCGGTGGGGAACGGCAACGCGCGCAGATCGCCCGCGCGCTGGCCCAACGGCCGACCGAGCTGCTGCTCGACGAACCGACCAATCACCTCGACATCGCCCACCAGCTGGAAATCCTGTCTCTGGTAGGGCGATTGGACGTCACCGCGGTGATCGCGCTGCACGACCTGAACCTGGCCGCGATGTTCTGCGACGAGCTCGTGGTGCTCACCGGTGGCCGGGTCGTCGCATCGGGCACCCCCGGCGACGTGCTGACCGAGGAACTGATCGCGACGGTGTACGGGGTCGGCTGCCGGATCGGGACAGACCGCGGGCGGCCGTTCATCCGGTTCGAACGCCCGCATTCCGCGGCGGCCACCGACCGGTCACCCGGCGTTCCTCCAGCGACCTCCCTGCCCGATCAGGCAGGCCATGGCCGCTAG
- a CDS encoding TetR family transcriptional regulator, giving the protein MSAQDPTQSLRARKKVRTRLTIRREAFRLFEAQGYANTTVEQIAEAADISPRTFYRYFGVKEKLLLSDDKISPIVRAFVDAPPELSVVAAYRHAVVTVYSGLSQEERDDVVAGERMMYAVPEARGLIYTEYVRLIDLIAEGLTKRPDTPSGEMERRVIAGAIVGVLIAAAHNTPLPDDTLAAYLEILDRRLH; this is encoded by the coding sequence GTGTCAGCGCAGGACCCCACCCAGAGTTTGCGAGCGCGCAAGAAGGTCCGCACCCGGCTGACCATCCGCCGGGAGGCTTTCCGCCTGTTCGAAGCGCAGGGCTATGCCAACACCACGGTCGAGCAGATCGCCGAGGCCGCCGACATTTCGCCGCGCACCTTCTACCGCTACTTCGGGGTGAAGGAGAAGTTGCTCCTCTCCGACGACAAGATCTCCCCGATCGTCCGCGCCTTCGTCGACGCGCCGCCCGAACTGTCGGTGGTGGCGGCCTACCGACATGCCGTCGTCACGGTGTACTCGGGCCTGTCACAGGAGGAGCGCGACGACGTGGTCGCCGGCGAGCGGATGATGTACGCGGTCCCGGAGGCCAGGGGGCTGATCTACACCGAGTACGTCCGGCTGATCGACCTCATCGCCGAGGGTCTGACCAAGCGTCCCGACACACCGTCTGGCGAGATGGAGCGCCGGGTGATCGCCGGGGCGATCGTCGGCGTGCTGATCGCCGCCGCGCACAACACCCCGCTGCCTGACGACACACTGGCCGCCTACCTGGAGATTCTCGACAGACGGTTGCACTAG
- a CDS encoding TetR family transcriptional regulator codes for MSAPDRASSLRERKKALTRLAIRQQAFRLFEAQGYANTTIEQIAAAADVSPRTFYRYFGVKEALLVNDDHSAPIVAAFADAPRELTVVAAYRHAVDEVFGNLSADQRDAALTGQQLLYQVPEARGLIYAEYIALIDSLVEVLRDRLGGEADDVERRVLAGAIVGVLIAVSHNTPLPHEALSKALAILDARMA; via the coding sequence GTGTCAGCACCTGATCGTGCCAGCAGCCTTCGAGAACGCAAGAAGGCACTGACACGTCTGGCGATTCGCCAACAGGCGTTCCGATTGTTCGAGGCACAGGGTTATGCGAACACGACAATCGAGCAGATCGCCGCGGCGGCCGACGTTTCCCCGCGGACCTTCTACCGGTACTTCGGTGTCAAAGAGGCACTGCTGGTCAACGACGACCACAGTGCGCCGATCGTGGCGGCGTTTGCCGACGCGCCCCGTGAGCTCACCGTCGTCGCCGCCTACCGGCACGCCGTCGACGAGGTGTTCGGGAATCTCTCCGCTGACCAGCGTGACGCCGCACTGACCGGACAGCAGCTGCTCTATCAGGTCCCCGAAGCGCGTGGGCTCATCTACGCCGAGTACATCGCGCTGATCGACTCGCTCGTCGAGGTGCTGCGGGACCGGCTCGGCGGCGAAGCCGACGACGTCGAGCGACGTGTGCTGGCCGGCGCGATCGTCGGTGTGCTGATCGCGGTGTCGCACAACACCCCGCTACCCCATGAGGCGTTGTCGAAAGCGCTGGCCATTCTCGACGCCCGAATGGCCTGA